Genomic window (Planococcus sp. MSAK28401):
GACCGGAACAAAAGCAAGATTTTCGGTCGAGCAAATCAAAGACCATATCGAACAGATCCAGCAGGACGACTCGCGCTACGATTTTACGATCTGTTTGAACGCAACGGATCAAATGATCGGCGAGTTGTCGGTGCTGGATATTGATCTGGGCAACCAAAGTGCGGGGTTCAGGATCACCATGAATGCGATGGCACTGACGGGGAAAGGCTATGGCACAGAAGCGATCGAGCTGGTGCTGAAATTTGTCTTCAACGAGCTTAAACTCAACCGCCTGCAATTGGAAGTGTTCAGCCATAATGAGCGGGGCATACGCGCTTATGAAAAGAACGGCTTCAAAAGAGAAGGGGTCTTGCGGGAAGCGCTCCATTACAACGGGATGTTTTCAGACGAAATCATCATGGCAATTATCCGAAGAGATTATATGACTGCAAAAACATGAAAGGCTGCAGAAGCCTTTCTTTTTTTGTGGATAAAAAATCCCTTGAAACTTTCTGGTTGCATTTTTTCTTTAACGGGTTTATATTATGTGAGGCATCAATTAATGAGGGGTCAATTAATATCTCTCAAAACTATTAGGGTAGAAAAAGGAGCAATTAAGATGAACACATTACAAAACAAAAAAACCAATGATTTCAATGAAATCGTCAATGGGCGCCGTTCCATTAAGCAATACGATCCGGATGTGAAAATCAGCCGCGAGGAAATGACCGAAATCCTGGAACAGGCATCCACGGCACCATCTTCCATCAATATGCAGCCTTGGCGTTTTGTCGTTATCGACAGTGCAGAAGGAAAAGAAAAGCTAGCGCCGCTGGCATCGTTCAACTTGGAAAAAGTGATGAGTGCATCAGCTGTCATCGCCGTGTTCGGCGACCTCAACAACATTGAGTACGCAGAAGAAATTTACGGAAAAGCCGTAGAACTCGGTTATATGCCAGAAGAAGTAAAAGAATTCCAAGTCGGCTACTTCAAACCTTTGTATGAAGGCATGTCGAGTGAGCAAATGAAAGACATCGTGCTATTGGACTCAGGACTTGTGTCCATGCAATTGATGCTCGTTGCCCGTGCATTCGGCTACGACACCAACCCGATCGGTGGCTACGACAAGGAAAAAATCGCTGCAACGTTCGGCCTGGACCAAGAGCGTTATGTGCCAGTCATGCTTCTCACGATCGGTAAAGCCGCGAGTGAAGGCTTCCAGTCATACCGCTTGCCGGTCGAAACGACCACGACCTGGAGCTAAACCAGCTGACCTTGAGTATTCGGGATTTATGTATTATATTTGACTGGTCAATGAATAGTGGGCACAGCTATCAATTGACTTCACCGATCATTTAGGAGGTCTTTTTATGCCGTGTTCATTTTCAAAGCAGGAACAAGTGCTGCATCAGTTTAAGGGCCTGACCAATCAAATCAGCCCGAAGTTCGAGCGTTGCACAGGCATCAGTGCATCGCGCTATGAATTATTGTCCCAACTTTATAAGGTAGAAGAGATCAACCAGTCGACGCTTCAAAAATTGGTCAATATCGATAGTGCCGCGGTTACGCGCCACTTGAAACAGCTTGAAGCGAGCGGCATGGTCACGAAGCGCAGAAATCCAGAAGACAATCGCGTGATTTTTGTCAGCCTGACCGATGAAGGCCGCGAGCGCATCATCGAATACCGGAAAGAGAATATGGGCTTCGTCAAGCAAATGCTAAACGACTTCACCACTGACGAAGTGAATGCGCTTAGCGATATGCTCCAACGCATGCAAGACAATATTGTCGATTATTAAAAAACTAAATTAAAGGATGGCGAAATGAAATGATGATTATTCACGCACATTTACAAGTGAAACCTGACCAGGAACAAGCCTTTTTAAACGAAAGCAAGATCCTGATCGAAGCATCGCGTCAAGAACCAGGCAATGTCCAATACGATTTAATGAAATCGGTCGAGCAGGAAGGCCATTTCACAATGGTAGAAGTATGGAAAGATGCGCAAGCGATTGAAGCTCATAACACGAGCGAGCATTTCACGGCATTCTCTAAAAAAGCGGCCGAATTCATGAGTGCGCCGATCGAACTCAAAGTTTACAGCGGTGAAGCTGTTCCAATGTAAGGAAAGCTTGTTTATTCAAACGAGATGCCAGACAGAGCTTGAACATCTCGGTGAACTGTGACAATATAGACCTTGAAAGACAAATGCTAATTTCATAAAACACATGTGGGGGAATCGGTGTTGCCGATTGAGAGAATATCCGTGAGATATTGACCCTTGGAACCTGAACTGGCTAATACCAGCGGAGGGAACATATTCAAATCGGTCTATTCTGCGATGATATGCGCCCAAGGTTTCTATAACCTTGGGCGCTTTTTTGTATCCGCAATTGGATATGTCCCCTGACTCAGCTCCTGAAATCATCTTTTATGAATTCATTCAGAGGGGGAAACAATATGAAAA
Coding sequences:
- a CDS encoding MarR family winged helix-turn-helix transcriptional regulator, producing MPCSFSKQEQVLHQFKGLTNQISPKFERCTGISASRYELLSQLYKVEEINQSTLQKLVNIDSAAVTRHLKQLEASGMVTKRRNPEDNRVIFVSLTDEGRERIIEYRKENMGFVKQMLNDFTTDEVNALSDMLQRMQDNIVDY
- a CDS encoding nitroreductase family protein, whose amino-acid sequence is MNTLQNKKTNDFNEIVNGRRSIKQYDPDVKISREEMTEILEQASTAPSSINMQPWRFVVIDSAEGKEKLAPLASFNLEKVMSASAVIAVFGDLNNIEYAEEIYGKAVELGYMPEEVKEFQVGYFKPLYEGMSSEQMKDIVLLDSGLVSMQLMLVARAFGYDTNPIGGYDKEKIAATFGLDQERYVPVMLLTIGKAASEGFQSYRLPVETTTTWS
- a CDS encoding GNAT family N-acetyltransferase; the encoded protein is MKLINERIYLRPVEAEDAQLFLNHTEDEEIRYMTGTKARFSVEQIKDHIEQIQQDDSRYDFTICLNATDQMIGELSVLDIDLGNQSAGFRITMNAMALTGKGYGTEAIELVLKFVFNELKLNRLQLEVFSHNERGIRAYEKNGFKREGVLREALHYNGMFSDEIIMAIIRRDYMTAKT
- a CDS encoding putative quinol monooxygenase, which produces MMIIHAHLQVKPDQEQAFLNESKILIEASRQEPGNVQYDLMKSVEQEGHFTMVEVWKDAQAIEAHNTSEHFTAFSKKAAEFMSAPIELKVYSGEAVPM